From Pan paniscus chromosome 9, NHGRI_mPanPan1-v2.0_pri, whole genome shotgun sequence, the proteins below share one genomic window:
- the LOC103782708 gene encoding LOW QUALITY PROTEIN: olfactory receptor 5G25-like (The sequence of the model RefSeq protein was modified relative to this genomic sequence to represent the inferred CDS: inserted 2 bases in 2 codons) — MDYRNQTLVTEFFSVGLTNLFQHKIALFLVFLFVYLVTVPGNLGMLTLIWMDSRLQTPMYFFLCHLSFVDVCSSSAIGPKMLTDIFVEKKVISXGCAAQLWFFGHFVVTECFLLAAMAYDRYMAIYKPLLYTLIMSQQVCVQLVXGPYAVGLISTMTHTTFTFRLLYCGPNIINHFFCDLLPVLSLAYADTHINKCLLFILVGALGVLSGMIILVSYIYIVIAILRIHSADARRKDFSTCSSHLMAVSILYGTLFFICVCPSSSFSININEVVSLFYTAVIPMLNPLIYSLRNKEVKDSFSKKFERKKFLIGR, encoded by the exons ATGGACTATAGAAATCAAACTTTGGTTACTGAATTTTTTTCCGTGGGATTAACAAATCTCTTTCAGCACAAGATTGCTCTCTTTCTGGTATTTCTCTTTGTTTATCTTGTCACTGTTCCGGGAAACTTGGGAATGCTCACTCTTATTTGGATGGATTCTCGACTCCAGACCCCCATGTACTTTTTTCTCTGCCACTTGTCCTTTGTGGATGTCTGCTCCTCTTCTGCCATTGGTCCCAAGATGTTGACTGATATCTTCGTGGAGAAAAAAGTAATCT TTGGTTGTGCTGCCCAGTTATGGTTTTTTGGCCATTTTGTAGTAACTGAATGTTTCCTTCTGGCTGCCATGGCATATGACCGGTATATGGCTATCTATAAGCCCTTGTTGTATACACTCATTATGTCCCAACAGGTCTGTGTGCAGCTGG GTGGGCCTTATGCTGTGGGCCTTATAAGCACCATGACCCATACGACTTTCACCTTTCGCCTACTCTACTGTGGTCCAAACATCATCAATCACTTCTTCTGTGACCTTCTCCCTGTCCTCTCCCTGGCATATGCAGATACccatattaataaatgtttactttttatctTGGTGGGTGCCCTGGGAGTACTCAGTGGTATGATCATCTTGGTCTCCTACATTTACATTGTCATTGCCATCCTGAGAATTCACTCTGCTGACGCGAGACGCAAAGACTTCTCCACTTGCTCTTCACACCTGATGGCTGTCTCCATCCTGTATGGGACACTCTTCTTTATCTGTGTATGTCCAAGCTCTAGTTTCTCTATCAACATCAATGAAGTGGTTTCCCTGTTCTACACAGCAGTGATCCCCATGTTGAATCCCCTTatctacagcctgagaaacaaggaggtaaaagattCATTCAGCAAGAAGTTTGAAAGAAAGAAGTTTCTTATAGGTAGGTGA